GAGCCTGGATACCAGCGGCAACCCCATTGAGGTGGTGACCAAGGGGCGTCACGACCCCTGTGTGGGTATCCGCGCTACACCGATTGCCGAGGCAATGATGGCGCTGGTGCTGATCGACCATATGCTGCGTCAGCGGGCGCAGAATGGCGATGTGGATTTCGGGCTTGAGATTCCTGCGGGCATCGACGGTTAAGCCTGCGGGTATTGTTCAGACAAAAAAAAGGCGGAGCGCCAACAACGCTCCGCCTTTTTTGTGCCTGTGTGTAATCCGTTGATTACAGGTGCAGGTTCAGGCCCAGGTAGGGGCCTTTGATTTCCAGGTTCGGCTCCAGCTCATCCAGCTCGGGCGCGTCGATGGACATGGTGCGGTAACCGGCTTCCAGCGCGAAATCCAGCGCGGGAACGAAGTCCCAGCGGACTTTGGCGGTCAGGTCGGTGATCTTGTCGCCGTCATATTCAATACCATTGCCCTGGGCAATGATGGACCAGCCGGTAAATGGCAGGTCGAAGCGAGCCAGGCCGTAAACCATGGGGACGGTGCCGGCGAAATCTGCGGTGGTAGTTTCGCTGTCCATACCCAAAACCTCCAGAGAGCCATTGAAGCGTCGCGCGGTCAGGCCGAGGTCGAGGTTTACCCAGTTGTCCAGAATTTCGTAATACAGGGTGGCGTCGGTGTGGCTCAGGTCCAGATCGCTATTGATCCCGTCAAAGTTGGATTCAATCTGGGTGTGAGAGATCAGGACGTTGGGCACCAGCGGGATCGGGTGTTCAAGCGCAGCCTGCAGGAAGGTGTTGTTGCCATCCTTCAGATAATCGCCATCGAGCAAATTGTTCAGGTCACCGCTGTAGTCCTGTTTCCATGCCCCCGCGGTAGCATCAAAGCCGAGGATGGTGTCAGCGCTGGCGCCAGCAGACGCCAGAACGGCACAGAGTGCCAGAGTCACTTTTTTCATTGGAGTCGCTCCCTTTTGATTTTGCGGCGGAGTTTACAGGTTTTTTTTGAACTTTCTCTGAACAGTTGGCGATTTTGAGATTTTGCTATCGAAAGGAAGTCCGGGGAATCGGGCTCAGAGCCCCCGCGCTTCCTTGACCAGCAACTGCTGCAGGGCATTGGCGGCGTTACTGAGGGTGCGGTTGCGGTGATAGATGATGCCGAGGTTGCGCACGACCCGCAGCTGCGGTACGGGCAGCTCTGCCAGGGAGTCGTCCACCAGGGTCTGCGGCAGTACGCTCCAGCCGAGGCCGACGCCGGCCATCATTTTGATGGTCTCTAAAAAGTTGGTGGCCAGTTTGGCGGTGAGTTTGAGGTTGTGGGCGTCGAACTCGCGTTTGATCAGCCGGCCGGTGTAGGTGTTGAGGTCGGGCAGGATCGCGGGGTATTTGGCCAGTGCGGGCAAATCCAGTTCGGGCATCTGTGCCAGGGGGTGGTCCGGGGCGGCGACGACGACGCAGGGGTCGGGCCAGATGATCTGGGCGTTGAGGCTGGGGTAGTCCTTGAGGGCGAGGGTGACGACGGCGAGTTCGTATTCGCCGGCCATGAGTGCTTCGTAGGCCTGTTCTGAGTCCAGGAAGTCGATGTCGAGGGAGACGTCGGGGTAGCGGTTGCTGAAGTCGCGCAGGACCGGGGGCAGGTGGTGCAGGCCGACGTGGTGGCTGGTGGCGATGCGCAGGCTGCCGCCGATGGTTTCGCCGATGCTTCTGAGTTCGTGTTCGGCGTCGCTCACTTAGTTGAGGATGTGGCGGGCGCGGGGGAGCAGGGCTTTGCCGGCGTTGGTGAGTTGCAGTTTGCGGCCGATGCGGTCGAACAGGGGGGTGCCCAGTTGCTGTTCGAGGGACGCGAGGCGTTTGCTGACCGCGGGCTGGGTCAGGTGCAGCTGTTCTGCCGCTTCAGACACGGAGCCCTGTTCTGAAATGGCGAGAAAAGCTTTTAACCACTGGATTTCCATACTTTTTGCGTCTCGGTGGCGGCGCTGCCACTAGTGGGGTTCAGGGGGCTTCGGGTCTGGTTATGTGGCGGCGTCAGCTGCGGGGGCGG
The Microbulbifer celer DNA segment above includes these coding regions:
- a CDS encoding LysR family transcriptional regulator; the encoded protein is MEIQWLKAFLAISEQGSVSEAAEQLHLTQPAVSKRLASLEQQLGTPLFDRIGRKLQLTNAGKALLPRARHILN
- a CDS encoding TIGR04219 family outer membrane beta-barrel protein — protein: MKKVTLALCAVLASAGASADTILGFDATAGAWKQDYSGDLNNLLDGDYLKDGNNTFLQAALEHPIPLVPNVLISHTQIESNFDGINSDLDLSHTDATLYYEILDNWVNLDLGLTARRFNGSLEVLGMDSETTTADFAGTVPMVYGLARFDLPFTGWSIIAQGNGIEYDGDKITDLTAKVRWDFVPALDFALEAGYRTMSIDAPELDELEPNLEIKGPYLGLNLHL
- a CDS encoding LysR family transcriptional regulator substrate-binding protein; the protein is MSDAEHELRSIGETIGGSLRIATSHHVGLHHLPPVLRDFSNRYPDVSLDIDFLDSEQAYEALMAGEYELAVVTLALKDYPSLNAQIIWPDPCVVVAAPDHPLAQMPELDLPALAKYPAILPDLNTYTGRLIKREFDAHNLKLTAKLATNFLETIKMMAGVGLGWSVLPQTLVDDSLAELPVPQLRVVRNLGIIYHRNRTLSNAANALQQLLVKEARGL